The genomic stretch CAAAATATGGGAGAAGTGAATTCCTAGACAGCCTTGAAGAAGAACTCAACAAAGAATTAGAGGCTATTCTGGATAAGGAGCAATTTTTCTAGCTCCAAAAATCTAGAGAAACTTGGATGGTAGAAGGTGACCGTAATACCAAATATTACCATACAAAAATTATCATTAGGAGACGCCGCAACAAGATCCTCAAACTTCGTGGACCTAGCGGGGAGTGGATTGATAATCAGAAGGATCTCAAGACTCACGTTATCCTTCATTTTCAAAGTCGCTTCCAGAAACTTAACTGCAATAGAAACTGTGCTATTGATACTAACAATTTTTACCCTCTCTAGAGGAAGACAACATTCCCAAACTGAGAGCTTGTGTCAGGCCTGAGGAAATTGAATAAGCGGTCCTTGTAATGGGATCTCTAAAAGCTTCGGGGGATGATGGACTCTCTGCAGGTTTCTACAAAGAAAACTGGACCGTTGTTGGAAATAGCCTGAAAGAGTTTGTTATGAATAGTTGGCAAGTCCCCAAAGCTATAGCTGATGTGAACAACACTCTCATTGCTCTTGTGCCAAAAATAAACCAACCTGATTTTGTTAACCAACTCAGACCCATTGCTTTATGCAATGTGTCATAtaaaacaattacaaaaatcATAGGCAGTCGAATCAAACCCATTCTTGACAATAGAATTTCACCGGCTCAATCCAGCTTTATTTCTGGGAGGAGGATCCAAGATAATATCACTGTTGCACAGAAAATCACCCATTctatgagaaaaaaaataaggtaAAAAGGGCTACATGGCTATCAAGATCAATCTTGAAAAAGCCTATGATCACCTTAGCTGGGCTTTTATTGAGCAATGCTTAACAGACTTCTCCCTTCCCCtggaaataattaaaattgtcATGCAATGCATCTGTACCACTAGCTTTCAGGTGCTGTGGTCTGTGAAAGGGAGAAGTAACAAAAATGTTCTTTCCTTCCTGTGGCATTAGACAAGGAGACCCGCTTTCGCCCTATATTTTGTGATATATTTAGACAGACTTTTTCATTTTATAGAAGATATGGTTATGAATGGCAAGTGGAAACCCTTTTCTCTGGGAAGGGGTGGGCTAACTATTTCCCACTTGATGTTGGCTGATGATCTTATGTTGTTTGCAGAAGCAAGCTATGAACAAATGAACATCATCAAAAATTGTTTGAATAACTTCTGTGAAGCCTCTGGACAGATTGTCAATTCCCAAAAAACCCAGGTATATTTCTCCAGGAAAGTTCCTGAAAGCACCCGAAGAGAGATAATTCAGCTTGCAGGGTTTgaagaaacaaaagaaatagGAAGATACCTTGGGGAATATATAATGGAAGGTCGAGATAGCAAGATGAAGTATGGGCATATTCTAAAAAAACTTCAGAACAAATTGAAGGGATGGAAGCAAAAATGTCTTTCAGTGGCTGGACGAGTAGTACTTGCACAATCTGCCATTACTCCTATAACATATTTCACGATGCAACATAGCAAAATTCTAAAGAATATTTgcaataaaatagaaaaatttcaGCGGAGCTTTATCTGGTGATCGAATGACTAACAAAAAAAAGGCTCACCTTGTCAATTGGAGTACTATTGTTTACCAAAAGAAGCTGGAGACTTAGGCTTCAAAAGACTGGATTTGATGAACTCGGCATTTTTGATGAAGTTGTGTTGGGACCTGATTAATAATCCAAACTCTCTATGGCCAAGATTCTTTGGAAAAAATATGGAAACACGAGAGAAAGCATTTCAGGTGGTAGTTCAATCTTCTGGAAAGCCTTGCATAGACTTTGGCCTCAAATACAGAAAGGAGTGATCCATAGAATAGGCAATGGCCAAAACACAAAGTTCTGGACTAATTCCTGGCTCCATAAGGATGGCTGCCTTCTTGATTACAAGGATCCAAACACTAATATTGATGGAATCAATGCCCGAGTGAGTGATTTTGTGGATGACAAAGGTGAATGGAGATATGACGAGCTTAAAAATTTAGTAACAGAAGAAAGCTTTCTTCAAATTGTTGCTATGCCTGCTCCTAGGAGAACGGATCCTCCCGATAGTATAGGTTGGAAGCATTCTCCGGATGGTCGGTTTTCTGTAAAATCAGCTTATCAAAATCTCTCTCAACACCCCGCCGGCCACGAGAAGGTTTGGCAAAAAATCTGGTCTTGGAAAGGACcggaaaaaataaaatttttcatataGCAAGCCACACATGATACACTGCTCACAAATGATAAGAGACACAGATGGTATCTCACCTATGTGccaacactgtcaaaaccacATTGAGAATACTATTCATGTCCTTCGGGATTACCGAGGGACAAAATCGATTTGGGATAAGCTGGTTAAGCCGAATGCAATGAATCTGTTCTACAACCAACCTGTCAAAAATTGGATATACACTTGTCTAGAGTTGAACTTGGGGAGACCTGGGCAGACTCAATGGAGGAACATCTTTGTAGTAACGTGTTGGAAATTTTGGCAATGGAGGAACTTGGAAATCTTTCAACCCCTTTTCAAAGACCTCCCACAACAAATAGAATCATTCATGATCATGCCAAGCTCATTCAAgaaattttttatacaaaaaacaaaaacaagatCTTCACAATGGCTGACAAAACAAACATAAAATGATATCCACCACCAGAGGACTGGATTAAAATTAATACTGATGGTGCTGCTAAAAAGAACTGTAGAAAGACAGGATGTGAGGGACTACTGAGAAATAGTCAAGGTCAGTGGATTATAGGGTTCATCAAGAATTTGGGTGAATGCTTCGCGTTTATGGCAGAGCTCTGGAATTTATGCATCGGACTAGAAATTGCTTGGACCCTGGAATTCAAAAATGTATATTTGGAGTGTGACTCCAAATCCGTTACAGATAGCATAAAAAAATGGGAAAATAGCATAAAATCAGGCTCAATCTTGTATAGCAGAATACAAAATCTTCTGTCTAGAAATTGACAAATCATTATCAATCACATCTACCGTGAAGCTAATTCTTGTGCAGACTGATTAACAAATTATAGTCTTAAACAAGACTATACTATTACTATCAAATACTGAAATTTTCCGTCTATAAGTCTTGATCATTATTTGCTAGGTGATGCTCTTAGAGTCTCTTAACCCAAAAGaaccattagaaatttagaatgtagttttcttttcttgggCCTTTGCCCCTTTGTAAAccgaaaataaaaaagaacgCAAGTGCTATGATTTCTTAACTTAGCTTACTTAGTTCAAAGGATAAGGACTTTTCTAACTAGTAGTCTCTGTCGAACTTAATAATTTCTTGCAGAAAGGACTGTGGCGTGTGGGTTTGCCAATGGATGATCATGTCCAATTCTTGGTGTGACTATGATTTGGAGGTAACCTATGTTTTTTATGTCTTAGCTTAATTATAATTTTGTCTTTGATGTTCCCTATTTTATCTTTGCTACAGAGAGTCAACAACCATACTAGGATGCGCTTGGCCGTTGACTTGGTGCTTAGGAACCACAACCCACTGAAAGATGAGATATGCCGTCGGGCCATCAAGGATTGGGATAGCAAGAATGAGTCCAAAAACCGATCCACAGTGCCAAAGTCTCCAACCCTtggataataataaaatcatataGTGTTGGTGGCTTCATCTTTTATGATTTTTGTGCATAGTTATCcccttttgagttgaattatTGTATGTCCCGTACACTtggataataataaaatcatataaatttttttattaaagaaaaccaaataaaaaatatatataataattatcattataaatattttacaaaattataattaaaaattatttatatttttttattaaaaatcaaatgaaaatatataataattatcattataaatattttataaagttataattaaaaatttaataatttttaatattaaaaataattagtatttgttttaattaatttagatTGGTTGAATgattatacaaaaaattaaaccCTAGCAGAGAAAGAGTACGTACTCCGTACTCAGAGAGAATGAGAGAAGGAGAGAGCGGGAACGAGTGCTTGAGGGTGAAACACAGTGAGAATGGTGGCCATGCTGTCGGAAGAGATAAGGGGGAGAGTGTAGGTGGGGGTGCATCCGGTGCCAAGGAGGGTTTTTCACGGGAGGGTTTTTCAAAGTCTACAAAGATCTCCTTTAGAGATAAAGTCATTGGTCCAGAGAAATCGAAAGCCTTTGCACTTGCAGGATCTCTATCTGGGGATAGTATAGCGACAATGGTGGGCAAACAGGGCGATCCCCAACTTCCATGTGTAAACTTCACTGAAGAAGCCAAGCTTTGTTTGGCAGAGCCTTATCGAGAAGCTTTGGTGATAAAGGTTCTTGATAAAAATTATAGTTACACAGCTCTTTCACACAAGCTTCGGATGGTTTGGCGCATCAAAGGTGGCTTTGATCTGCTTGATGTGGGGTTTGGGTACTTCACGGTAAAATTCGATGCAGGTGAAGATCGTGAGAAGGTCATGTTTGGTGGCCCGTGGTTGATTGAGGGACACTATGTTGCTGTAAAACCGTGGGATATAGATTTTCGGCCATGTGAGGAATCCTTCGGGTCTACACTTGTATGGGTTCGGATTTCGGGGCTCTCAATCTGGTGCTATCAGGAACAAGCCATGATGCGTATTGCTTCTGCAATAGGAGTTCCCATCAAAGTGGACTTAGCCACTAAGTTGGCTGAGAGAGGACGATATGCCCGAGTATGTGTTCAAATAAATTTAGGACTGCCAGTGATCAAGCATATCATTGTGGAAGGCGTAACTCATGTAGTGGAGTATGaaagtttaaatttaatttgtaacTCTTGTGCACGTTATGGTCACGATATGGCACAGTGCTTGGGTAGAGACTCTAGGGAAGGAAAGAGTGCTGATTCCGATGCCACCAAGCCACGAGACAGTACAAAGGCAGTGCCACATCCTGAGACCAAAATTCACAATTCAAATGAAGTAGAACCTGATGTGGTAGGTGGCGTTACTGGCGAGAATCCTACACCGAGTTTACAAAAGGATTTAGAGGCTAATAATTTGGAAGGAAATAATGTTGAGGAGGCTTGCATGCATGATGAACCAGGCTGGGAGCAAGTTGTGAGGAAAGATAAAACCAAGCTGGGCCAGAAGCAATCTAACAAGGTCCAAAGAGGCACTAAATCCAGAACCGATTCGGATAGAGTAATCAGGCCCACCATCCACTTCTCTCACACGAGTGGATCCAGCTCTTATCGTGCCAGGGTCGGGTCACGAGTCAAGGTCGGACACAGCGCTTTCCGTGTTGGTGAGACGTCGATCTCCTCAACCCGACACACCCCAGTGCCTTGCGGGTCCTCTCTCCGGAAACGACCAAGGCCGGGGTCCCTACAGAGCTCGCCAGTTGAGAAGAATGGAGGCACGGTGGTGGAAGCATCGTCATGTCTTCCTGCAATCGTGAAGGAGGATGTTACCGTGGCGGTTCCATTGGTGAAGGAAGGCGCATTGCCGGCTGTTATTGCGTCGGTATGCGAGAATAAGGAGACATTCCATGGAGATCCGGAAAATCTGAAGGTCACGGGAGTCACTTCTGCTGGGCAAGCCTCGGTTTGAGGTTGGTGAAACactttgattttcttgttttataattttatattttatattatggATAGCTTAAATATAATAGTTTGGAATATTAAGGGTGCTTCTAATAAGTTAGCCCGGGTGAATTGTAAAGAGCTGGTTAGGAAATTTAAACCTGTAATTTTTATTGTGGTTGAAACTCATTGTCCTTTTCAACACTTGAAACTGTTCTGGGAAAAACTTGGTTATCACCCTATTGGTATAGTGGAGGCGTCAGGACATAAGGGGGGTATCTGGTTCCTTTCTGCAATGCAGGGTGTTCACTGCAAATGGGTTGATGCTTTCGATCAGTGTGTTACAGTTGAGGTTCAGGTAAATAATGTGATTTGGAGGTGCAGTGGTATCTATGGTAGTCCTCAATTTAATACCAGAGTTCTGCTATGGGATTATCTTGTTACTCAGTCTTCGTCTTTCTGCGGGCCATGAATTATTCTTGGTGATTTTAATGAAGTACTATTCTCTCATGAATCTAAGGGTTGCCTCTTCTCGAGTCGTCATGCAGATCGGCTTACTACATCTCTAGGGGATAGTAATCTGTTTGACTTGAAGACTATTGGAAGACGGTTTTCTTGGTACAGAAAGGTTAAAAATGGTGTTGAGGTGGCGAAAAAACTTGACCGGGTCTGTATCAATAGTGGCTGGCTATCTCTCTTTCCAGAGGCTTATGCAGAAATTTTAAATAGGCTTCAGTCTGATCATTGTCATATCCTAGTGCGCTGTGCAGGTCGTCCCCAACCGAAAAAGAATAGACCTTTTCGGTTTATTGCGGCTTGGGCAACTCATCCGGAGTACAGAAATATTGTGAACCAGTCATGGCAGGCTGGCTACAGAGAGATGCATGGTAAGCTTTCAGAAGTGCAGAAGAACTCTTTGGAGTTTAATTCTAAAGTGTTCGGCAACATTTTCGTTAGGAAATGCAAATTGGAGAGACAGATTAATTTCCTTCAGAAGCGACTTGAAGTAATGGAGGATTTGTCTATGCggcaaaaagaaaaacaactgATTGAGGAATTTAATAACACGCTTGTGCAGGAGGAACTTCTATGGTTTCAAAAATCTAGAGAGCAGTGGGTAAAATTTGGGGATAGAAATACCAAATTCTTTCATGTCCAGACTCTTGTGCGGAGAAAACATAATAAGATTCATGGTCTCTTTCTTCAAGATGGGGTATGGGAAACGGACCTGGATGTCCTTAGAAGGGAAGCTGAATCCTTTTATAAACACCTTTTCTGCCAGTCGGAGGATGTAGACTTAGGTTGTCTTGGTGATGTGCCGCTACCTTCCCTGAATGATGAAGCCTGTTGTAGCCTCACAGCGCCAGTTACTCTGGAAGAAGTTAAGTCGGCCGTTTTCAGTATGCATTCTTTTAAGGCGTCGGGCCCTGATGGGTTTCAAGCTTTATTCTTTAAAGAATACTGGGAGATTATTGGTTTTGATGTTTGGACTATGGTTCGTCATGCGTTCTCTGGTTTGGATATGGATCCAAGGATGATGGAAACTCTTGTGGTTCTTATTCCGAAGGTAGAAAACCTGATTTCCATGAAGGATTTTCGACCAATTAGTCTCTGTAATGTGGTTTACAAAGTTATAACGAAGGTCCTGGTCAATAGACTTCGTCCCCATCTCAAAGAGATTATTGGGCCCCTTCAAGGAGGGTTTATCCCGGGGAGAGGAACCCCAGACAACATCATTGTAGCACAAGAGGTTCTCCATTTCATGAAGAAGACAAAGTCAAAGAAAGGCACCTTGGCCTTTAAGATTGATCTAGAGAAAGCGTACGATAGAGTGGATTGGGGATTCCTAAAACAAACCCTGGTGAGTTTTGGCTTTCCTCCTCCGACAATCAATCTGATTATGCGTTGTGTCACTGCTTCCTCACTGTCTATCCTCTGGAATGGGGATAGATTAAATAGCTTCACTCCGAGCAGGGGTCTTAGGCAAGGAGATCCTATATCACCGTATCTGTTTGTGTTGTGTATGGAGAGATTGTCTTGTTCTATTAATCAGCAAGTTGATAAGGGCTTGTGGAAGCCGGTTGCGATTTCTAGAGGGGGTCTAAGAATTTCTCATTTGATGTTTGCCGATGATTTGCTTCTTTTCTGTAAAGCTGAAAAACAGCAAGTTCAAACTGTAATGGTAGCTTTGGAAAATTTCTGCAAAGCCTCTGAGATGAAGGCTAATGTGGAGAAATCTAAAGCGCTATGCTCTAGGAATGTTTCAgcaacaagaaaagagatttTCACTGGAGTCTCCTCCATCAGATTTGTCCAGAACTTGGGCAAGTATTTAGGGGTGAACCTTAATCACTCTCGGGTGACACGCGCAACTTTCAATGATGTTCTGGACAAGATTCGGGGAAGGCTAGCCAGCTGGAAAGGGAGATTGCTTAATAAGGCAGGTAGACTCTGTTTGCTCAACTCGGTAGTGACTGCGATTCCTACTTATCGTATGCAAGTATCTCTCTTCCCTAAAGGGGTAACTAATAAGATAGAATCCATGATGCGAAACTTTCTATGGAAGGGTCAAGCTGATGGTAGAGGCCTGAATCTAGTTAACTGGAAAGTGTTGGTCACCCCTAAGAAGTTTGGAGGTCTGGGAATTAGAGATCCTTTTTGTGCCAATATTACTCTTCTTGGAAAACTAGTTTGGCAACTTTTTCACCATCCCGATAAGCTATGGGTTCAACTGTTGACGGAGAAATACCATTCTTTTAAGGATGATTGTCTTAGTCGGTCTCGAGAAAGGGGATCTTATGTTTGG from Arachis stenosperma cultivar V10309 chromosome 9, arast.V10309.gnm1.PFL2, whole genome shotgun sequence encodes the following:
- the LOC130949884 gene encoding uncharacterized protein LOC130949884, which encodes MGSLKASGDDGLSAGFYKENWTVVGNSLKEFVMNSWQVPKAIADVNNTLIALVPKINQPDFVNQLRPIALCNVSYKTITKIIGSRIKPILDNRISPAQSSFISGRRIQDNITVAQKITHSMRKKIR